A region of Streptomyces deccanensis DNA encodes the following proteins:
- a CDS encoding aldehyde dehydrogenase family protein, with protein MAPQDQSAPVVERDLFIDNEWRPSADGRSQALVNPATEEEFGRVALASSADVDAAVRAARTAFDEGPWPRLSVKERADHMLALADELERHTDAIAEVVTAETGLVLGAARGNPLAFAGLLRYYASLADSAGLHEVRTGLTGATARIEKRPVGVVAAIVPWNAPLGLAAFKVPPALLAGCTVIMKPSDFSPLSAGYVADAALKVGLPAGVINVLTAGPEQSQELVSHPGVDKVTFTGSTGVGRAIAASAAPTLKQVTLELGGKSPAVILPDADLDRIVHTLTINVCNNNGAVCANPSRLIVPESRKDEIVGALAEAFARVTVGDPTDPVATVGPMINKAHYEKVLGFFETARQEGATFAVGGDRAPGFDKGYYVSPTIITDVSPGSRIAQEEIFGPVTAVFTYRDEDEDEAVRLANDTEFGLYASVFSVDEQHALEVARRIRSGTVSINNGITIDLGVPFGGVKQSGYGRELGPEGLDAFYNTHAIFLDGEPVVTI; from the coding sequence ATGGCACCGCAGGATCAGTCGGCCCCCGTCGTCGAGCGGGACCTGTTCATCGACAACGAGTGGCGCCCGAGCGCGGACGGTCGCTCGCAGGCGCTGGTCAACCCGGCGACGGAAGAGGAGTTCGGCCGGGTCGCGCTGGCGTCGAGCGCCGACGTGGACGCCGCTGTGCGGGCCGCGCGGACGGCGTTCGACGAGGGGCCCTGGCCCCGGCTCTCCGTGAAGGAGCGGGCCGACCACATGCTCGCGCTCGCCGACGAGCTCGAGCGGCACACGGATGCCATCGCCGAGGTGGTGACCGCCGAGACGGGGCTGGTCCTCGGTGCCGCCCGCGGCAACCCGCTCGCCTTCGCCGGTCTGCTGCGCTACTACGCGAGCCTCGCCGACTCGGCCGGGCTCCACGAGGTCCGCACCGGTCTGACCGGCGCCACCGCGCGTATCGAGAAGCGGCCCGTCGGTGTCGTGGCCGCGATCGTGCCGTGGAACGCGCCGCTGGGTCTCGCCGCCTTCAAGGTTCCCCCGGCGCTCCTGGCCGGCTGCACGGTCATCATGAAGCCGTCCGACTTCTCTCCGCTGAGCGCCGGCTACGTCGCGGACGCCGCGCTCAAGGTCGGCCTGCCGGCCGGTGTGATCAACGTTCTCACCGCCGGTCCCGAGCAGAGCCAGGAGCTCGTCAGCCACCCCGGCGTGGACAAGGTCACCTTCACCGGCTCGACGGGCGTCGGGCGCGCGATCGCCGCGTCCGCAGCGCCCACCCTCAAGCAGGTCACGCTCGAACTCGGCGGCAAGTCCCCGGCGGTGATCCTTCCGGACGCGGATCTCGACCGGATCGTCCACACGCTCACGATCAATGTCTGCAACAACAACGGTGCGGTGTGCGCGAATCCGAGCCGGCTGATCGTTCCGGAGAGCCGCAAGGACGAGATCGTCGGGGCGCTGGCCGAGGCGTTCGCACGCGTCACGGTCGGGGATCCGACCGACCCGGTCGCGACGGTCGGCCCGATGATCAACAAGGCGCACTACGAGAAGGTCCTCGGCTTCTTCGAGACGGCCCGCCAGGAGGGCGCGACGTTCGCCGTCGGCGGTGACCGCGCGCCCGGGTTCGACAAGGGCTACTACGTCTCCCCGACCATCATCACCGACGTGTCGCCCGGCTCCCGTATCGCGCAGGAGGAGATCTTCGGCCCGGTGACCGCGGTGTTCACCTACCGCGACGAGGACGAGGACGAGGCGGTCCGGCTGGCCAACGACACCGAGTTCGGGCTCTACGCCTCCGTCTTCAGCGTGGACGAGCAGCACGCGCTGGAGGTCGCCCGCAGGATCCGCAGCGGCACGGTCTCGATCAACAACGGCATCACCATCGATCTCGGGGTGCCGTTCGGCGGCGTCAAGCAGTCGGGATACGGGCGCGAACTCGGCCCCGAGGGTCTCGACGCGTTCTACAACACGCACGCGATCTTCCTCGACGGCGAGCCGGTCGTGACGATCTAG
- a CDS encoding TetR/AcrR family transcriptional regulator: protein MARAGLTVDRVVEAAADLADEIGFEKVTLSALARHFGVKDASLYSHVRNLQDLRTRVASLAGGEMIDRIAEAVAGRAGRDALAAFAGAYREYALDHPGRYAATQIPVDQDLVAASPAFRRTAEITYGMLRAYGLDEPDLTDAVRLLRSTFHGYCALEAGGGFGAARDVDRSWAKAVEALHVALTHWPGEGPEGA, encoded by the coding sequence ATGGCCCGTGCCGGGCTCACCGTCGACCGGGTCGTGGAGGCCGCGGCCGATCTCGCGGACGAGATCGGGTTCGAGAAGGTCACCCTGTCCGCCCTGGCGCGGCACTTCGGGGTGAAGGACGCGAGTCTGTACTCCCACGTCAGGAACCTCCAGGATCTGCGGACACGGGTCGCGTCGCTGGCGGGCGGCGAGATGATCGACCGGATCGCCGAGGCCGTGGCCGGGCGCGCGGGCAGGGACGCGCTGGCCGCCTTCGCCGGGGCCTACCGGGAGTACGCCCTCGATCACCCCGGCCGGTACGCGGCCACGCAGATCCCCGTCGACCAGGACCTCGTCGCCGCCTCCCCCGCCTTCCGGCGCACCGCCGAGATCACCTACGGCATGCTCCGCGCCTACGGCCTCGACGAACCCGACCTCACGGACGCCGTACGCCTGCTGCGCAGCACCTTCCACGGCTACTGCGCTCTGGAGGCGGGCGGCGGCTTCGGCGCGGCACGGGACGTGGACCGGTCGTGGGCCAAGGCCGTCGAGGCACTGCACGTGGCGCTGACGCACTGGCCCGGGGAGGGCCCGGAGGGGGCGTAG
- a CDS encoding helix-turn-helix transcriptional regulator — protein sequence METTIGEFLRTRRERITPEQAGLPPSLTRRRVPGLRREEVALLAGVSPDYYQRLEQGRAAQVSDQVLDAVAQALALSDVETEHLRNLARPRRADTGARTTRRASRAVPDEPLVRLLDAMGDAPALLLGARLDIVAANAAAEAVFDVSGMPQPRNAARQLFLHPEARARYANWEAMAAETVAQLRLLTGRRPDDAELAALVGELAIRSEPFRQLWATGDVREKRLGVTRVVHPVVGTLEFDYHMLTVPARPDRSLITYLPQPGSPTAEALKMLLSWVADRPGPTGREVPSAASESDGQTR from the coding sequence GTGGAGACGACCATCGGTGAGTTCCTGCGCACCCGGCGCGAGCGCATCACGCCCGAACAGGCGGGGCTGCCGCCCAGCCTCACACGGCGGCGGGTGCCGGGGCTGCGACGCGAGGAGGTCGCGCTGCTCGCCGGGGTCAGCCCGGACTACTACCAACGCCTGGAGCAGGGGCGTGCCGCGCAGGTCTCCGACCAGGTGCTCGACGCCGTCGCGCAGGCGCTGGCCCTCTCGGACGTGGAGACCGAGCACCTGCGCAACCTGGCCCGCCCGCGACGAGCCGACACCGGGGCGAGAACCACGCGAAGGGCATCGCGAGCAGTGCCCGACGAGCCGCTGGTCCGGCTGCTGGACGCGATGGGGGACGCGCCCGCCCTGCTGCTCGGCGCCCGCCTCGACATCGTGGCGGCCAACGCCGCGGCCGAGGCCGTGTTCGACGTGAGCGGCATGCCCCAGCCCCGCAACGCGGCACGACAGCTGTTCCTGCACCCGGAGGCCCGAGCCCGGTACGCGAACTGGGAGGCGATGGCCGCGGAGACGGTCGCCCAGCTGCGGCTGCTGACCGGGCGCCGGCCCGACGACGCCGAGCTGGCGGCGCTCGTCGGTGAGCTGGCCATCCGCAGCGAACCGTTTCGGCAGCTGTGGGCGACCGGTGACGTACGGGAGAAGCGGCTCGGCGTCACCCGCGTCGTGCACCCGGTCGTCGGCACGCTCGAGTTCGACTACCACATGCTGACCGTGCCGGCCCGCCCCGATCGCTCACTGATCACCTACCTGCCCCAGCCCGGCTCACCCACCGCCGAGGCCCTCAAGATGCTGCTGAGCTGGGTCGCCGACCGACCCGGCCCGACCGGCCGGGA